The following are encoded in a window of Funiculus sociatus GB2-C1 genomic DNA:
- a CDS encoding tetratricopeptide repeat protein has protein sequence MKLKLLLAVLLLTITHPGSAVIGQDAEPEQVLAESAVIGQKNAEPELVLAETELLASLAGGYTTIKQPDRAIQLLEETLSFNQTLANPCHKLEILTDVAGHYAFMGQEAKSSALFAQAQKILETTKYCEPEPSGSARNDPQNWVLVAAGRHARDGRHDIALRIATSFGDNYLEDMLQGLLYTYTDSGLRQPDRAAEIQLKLADYYNRTGQSDKAVQIWLFLVNYYNEIGQPDRAAELQSLASKAERTFNSSSSSTESRQNQAQIELSRCFAQKETNTLLSIRTIIETLDPEQLRQILNSCQEVELAEQATEVSALTLKALEQIVVATQKIANPISRSRTLTAVANLYANVEKDAEAVKLLNKSLLTLQAGAENLRSDARYEASRALEEIIAGYLRIGQIAQALAVAQLVQTGKLNLAASDFSQVPVDSKFAYQSLMPPIVDFYAQTGKFEQALQLANTLGRGHRDEALRRIVDQYASKGQYAQALKTAQMIKALEVQNKASVIYSIIERAIEARELDWAVQTTQTIEWTKQATQAIGETIDGATNESLNYRNKLLLAIAREYGQLRQFDRAIQAVNMMNSNKFGNYRRVQALSAIAREYAQAEQTEEALKLLEQAVEIARSISSPKASG, from the coding sequence GTGAAACTCAAACTTTTGTTGGCTGTGCTGCTGTTGACTATCACTCATCCAGGCAGCGCAGTGATTGGACAAGATGCGGAACCGGAACAGGTTCTAGCTGAAAGCGCAGTGATTGGACAAAAAAATGCGGAGCCGGAGCTGGTTCTAGCTGAAACAGAATTATTAGCTTCCCTTGCAGGGGGCTACACTACCATTAAGCAGCCTGACCGAGCTATTCAGCTTCTAGAAGAAACGTTGTCTTTCAATCAAACCCTGGCAAACCCCTGCCACAAGCTCGAAATTTTAACCGATGTTGCGGGTCACTACGCCTTCATGGGGCAAGAAGCCAAAAGTTCTGCACTTTTTGCTCAAGCTCAAAAAATTCTTGAGACAACTAAATACTGCGAACCAGAACCGTCTGGATCTGCTCGTAACGATCCACAGAATTGGGTACTTGTAGCGGCGGGAAGGCACGCTAGAGATGGTCGCCATGACATAGCCCTTAGAATCGCAACGAGTTTTGGAGACAACTATCTTGAAGATATGCTGCAAGGGCTGCTATATACATACACTGACAGTGGCTTAAGACAACCTGATCGAGCGGCTGAAATACAGCTAAAGTTAGCTGATTACTACAACAGGACAGGGCAATCTGACAAAGCTGTTCAAATATGGCTTTTCCTAGTTAACTACTATAACGAGATAGGTCAGCCTGACCGAGCAGCCGAGCTTCAGAGTTTAGCTTCAAAGGCTGAGCGAACCTTCAATAGTAGCTCCTCAAGCACCGAATCTCGACAAAATCAAGCACAAATAGAGCTTTCTCGGTGTTTTGCCCAAAAAGAAACTAACACTCTTTTGTCAATAAGAACAATTATAGAAACTTTAGATCCAGAGCAGCTAAGGCAAATTCTCAACAGTTGCCAGGAAGTAGAACTAGCTGAACAAGCGACAGAAGTTTCTGCACTAACTCTCAAAGCTCTTGAACAAATAGTTGTAGCTACACAAAAGATTGCAAATCCTATTTCTCGCTCGCGTACATTGACAGCAGTTGCCAATCTGTATGCAAATGTGGAGAAGGATGCAGAAGCAGTCAAGCTTTTGAATAAATCACTATTGACTCTACAAGCCGGTGCAGAAAATTTACGCTCAGATGCTCGTTATGAGGCGAGTCGTGCGCTTGAAGAAATTATTGCTGGGTACTTAAGAATTGGACAAATCGCTCAGGCACTCGCAGTGGCTCAACTGGTTCAAACTGGCAAACTGAATCTTGCCGCTTCCGACTTTTCTCAAGTTCCAGTAGACTCCAAGTTTGCCTACCAAAGTTTGATGCCACCTATTGTGGACTTCTATGCACAAACTGGGAAATTTGAACAGGCACTCCAGCTTGCTAATACCCTTGGTAGAGGTCATCGAGACGAGGCGTTGCGTCGCATTGTCGATCAATATGCATCAAAAGGGCAGTACGCCCAAGCGCTTAAGACGGCTCAGATGATTAAGGCTCTGGAAGTTCAAAATAAAGCTAGCGTCATTTACAGTATCATCGAACGGGCTATTGAGGCAAGAGAACTAGACTGGGCGGTGCAAACAACTCAGACAATTGAATGGACAAAGCAGGCAACTCAAGCCATTGGTGAGACAATTGATGGAGCGACAAATGAGAGTCTTAACTATCGCAATAAACTGCTCTTGGCAATTGCTCGTGAGTATGGACAGTTAAGGCAGTTTGACCGTGCGATTCAAGCTGTTAATATGATGAACTCGAACAAATTTGGTAACTATAGAAGGGTTCAGGCGCTCAGTGCGATCGCTCGTGAATACGCTCAAGCTGAGCAGACTGAGGAAGCTCTAAAGTTACTAGAGCAAGCCGTAGAAATTGCTCGCTCTATTTCGTCTCCAAAAGCTTCTGGCTGA
- a CDS encoding Fic family protein yields the protein MLWQPIEDLPSDWKNLASSELPPLVTVWNEQADRLRKSGEFQTFNEKLRREIAIETGIIERLYTIDRGITRLLIEQGINEALIPHGATDRPVKQVVSLIKDQEAAIEGLFDFVGGQRTLSTSYIKQLHQLLTQSQDSTEALDPLTEKIFRVSLIKGDWKRQPNNPLRQDGTVHEYCPPEQVASEMDTLIALHHQHRDQKVPPEIESAWLHHRFTQIHPFQDGNGRVARCLASLVFIQASWFPLVLTRDDRAVYIAALEEADQGNLSNLISLFAKSQKQAFLRSLGLSEQVLSEGRRTQFIISSIADKLKQNQSASIQERCNKAESFASSLFDIASDRLQDVAEEIKLSVQNFITDPQVFAVSARVGDPRSYYHRYQVVETAKQLGYFANLRNYHTWIQLVINVETSTTLLLSFHVLGHEYRGLLVCSACAYHREDAEEGERNISDIQSLTDSPFQFSYADEEQNLIERFKQWLENVILSGLEYWNNSI from the coding sequence ATGTTGTGGCAACCGATAGAAGACTTACCGTCAGACTGGAAAAATTTGGCAAGTTCTGAGTTGCCGCCTCTAGTCACTGTTTGGAACGAGCAGGCAGATCGTCTGCGTAAATCTGGTGAGTTCCAAACTTTTAACGAGAAGCTACGTAGGGAAATAGCTATTGAAACTGGGATAATTGAGCGTTTATACACTATAGATCGCGGCATTACTCGTTTATTAATTGAACAAGGAATTAATGAGGCTTTAATTCCTCATGGAGCCACAGATCGTCCGGTCAAGCAGGTGGTTTCTCTTATTAAGGATCAAGAAGCTGCAATTGAAGGATTATTCGATTTTGTAGGCGGACAAAGAACACTATCAACCTCTTATATAAAGCAGTTACATCAACTCCTAACTCAGAGCCAAGACAGTACGGAAGCTCTAGACCCACTTACAGAAAAAATATTTCGTGTCTCTTTGATAAAGGGCGACTGGAAACGTCAACCTAACAATCCTCTGCGACAAGACGGCACTGTTCATGAGTACTGTCCTCCTGAGCAGGTTGCATCCGAGATGGACACATTGATTGCACTACATCATCAACATCGTGACCAAAAAGTTCCTCCTGAGATCGAATCAGCGTGGTTGCATCATCGATTTACACAAATTCACCCATTTCAAGACGGAAATGGTCGTGTTGCTCGTTGTCTAGCTAGTTTGGTCTTTATTCAAGCTAGTTGGTTTCCTTTGGTTCTTACCCGTGATGATCGAGCAGTGTATATCGCAGCCTTGGAAGAGGCAGATCAAGGAAACCTATCCAACTTAATTAGTCTCTTTGCCAAGAGCCAAAAGCAAGCTTTTCTCAGAAGCCTTGGCTTATCGGAGCAAGTTCTATCAGAAGGACGACGAACTCAATTTATTATTTCCTCCATTGCTGACAAATTGAAACAAAATCAGTCAGCGTCTATTCAGGAGCGGTGTAATAAGGCTGAAAGCTTTGCCTCAAGTTTATTTGATATAGCTTCTGATCGCTTACAAGACGTTGCTGAGGAAATTAAGCTATCTGTCCAGAATTTTATAACGGATCCACAAGTTTTTGCGGTTTCTGCTCGTGTTGGCGACCCTCGCTCATATTACCATCGCTACCAAGTTGTGGAAACAGCTAAGCAGTTGGGGTACTTTGCCAATCTTCGCAACTACCACACCTGGATTCAATTAGTCATTAATGTAGAAACATCAACAACACTTCTTCTTTCATTCCATGTTCTTGGACATGAATACCGAGGGTTACTCGTATGCTCTGCATGTGCCTACCATAGAGAGGATGCTGAGGAGGGTGAACGAAATATTAGTGATATTCAGTCTTTAACAGATTCTCCATTCCAGTTTTCCTATGCAGATGAAGAACAGAATTTGATAGAACGTTTCAAGCAGTGGCTAGAAAATGTAATTTTGTCAGGCTTAGAGTATTGGAACAACAGTATTTAA
- a CDS encoding Uma2 family endonuclease, translating into MVRTPPHQKPLPIPPLESGDRLNRYEFERRYNAMPHLRKAELIEGVVYVSAARGFRSHAQPHGNLIGWLGNYKVATPGIELGIEPTVRLDLDNEPQPDAVLMIEEQAGGQARLSEDDYIEGAPELVAEIAASSAAIDLGNKKRAYRRNGIREYIVWQVFEQKLDWFYLQKGEYVPLPADEHGVVRSQVFPGLWLAVNDLLAGNMGRVLAVLQEGLAAPEHTAFVQQRSK; encoded by the coding sequence ATGGTCAGAACACCTCCTCATCAAAAACCTTTGCCAATTCCACCGCTCGAAAGTGGCGATCGCCTAAATCGCTATGAATTTGAGCGACGCTACAATGCCATGCCCCATCTCAGGAAAGCTGAACTGATTGAAGGAGTTGTTTACGTGTCTGCTGCCAGGGGTTTTAGAAGTCATGCTCAACCTCACGGAAATTTGATTGGTTGGCTGGGCAATTACAAAGTTGCGACACCTGGTATTGAGTTGGGGATTGAACCCACCGTTCGTTTAGATTTGGACAATGAACCTCAACCCGATGCGGTGCTGATGATTGAGGAACAAGCTGGAGGTCAGGCGCGGCTGAGTGAGGATGATTATATAGAGGGTGCGCCAGAGTTAGTGGCAGAGATTGCAGCGAGTAGTGCAGCGATCGATCTAGGTAATAAAAAACGAGCCTATCGTCGCAATGGCATTAGAGAGTATATCGTTTGGCAAGTGTTTGAGCAGAAACTCGACTGGTTTTATTTGCAAAAAGGGGAGTATGTTCCACTGCCAGCTGATGAGCATGGGGTGGTTCGGAGTCAAGTGTTTCCAGGTTTGTGGTTGGCAGTGAATGACTTATTAGCAGGGAATATGGGACGAGTGCTAGCTGTGTTGCAGGAAGGTTTAGCTGCACCAGAACATACGGCATTTGTGCAGCAGCGATCAAAGTAG
- a CDS encoding MBL fold metallo-hydrolase → MHIHHLNCGCMCPVGGALFDGFSRGLTARLVCHCLLVETNQGLVLIDTGFGLRDVNSPYARLSPFFIHFNGIQFDRKYTAIAQVEQLGFSARDVRHIVLTHLDFDHAGGLEDFPEATVHVMQTEIDAAQDRHGFITTQRYRPDQWDEVKRWKFYSPGGEPWFGFQAVRDLEGLPPEILLVPLVGHTRGHAGIAIQTAEGWLLNAGDAYFYRHEMDSSEPRCTPGMRFYQWMMEVDREARLHNQDRLRALSRDRSNDVRLFCSHDAIEFKAFADQSSDSQNLKIHHS, encoded by the coding sequence ATGCACATTCATCATCTCAATTGTGGCTGTATGTGTCCGGTCGGTGGGGCGCTCTTTGATGGCTTCAGTCGCGGTCTGACAGCTCGCCTTGTCTGCCACTGCTTGCTTGTGGAGACAAACCAGGGACTTGTTCTAATCGATACTGGCTTTGGTCTGCGCGATGTCAACTCGCCTTACGCGCGACTCAGCCCGTTTTTTATTCATTTCAATGGTATCCAGTTTGATCGCAAGTACACAGCGATCGCTCAGGTCGAGCAACTAGGATTTTCCGCACGCGACGTGCGCCATATCGTGCTTACTCACCTCGATTTCGATCATGCTGGTGGGCTGGAGGATTTCCCTGAAGCAACGGTACACGTAATGCAGACTGAAATTGACGCAGCGCAGGATCGGCACGGCTTCATTACCACCCAGCGCTATCGTCCAGACCAGTGGGACGAGGTAAAACGCTGGAAGTTCTATTCGCCGGGGGGCGAACCTTGGTTCGGCTTCCAGGCTGTGCGCGATCTTGAGGGACTACCGCCAGAGATTCTCCTAGTTCCGCTTGTTGGTCACACTCGGGGTCATGCTGGCATTGCCATCCAGACAGCAGAGGGTTGGCTCCTGAATGCAGGCGATGCCTACTTTTACCGACATGAGATGGACTCCTCCGAGCCACGTTGCACGCCGGGAATGCGGTTTTACCAATGGATGATGGAGGTGGATCGCGAGGCGAGGCTCCACAATCAAGATCGGCTGCGTGCATTATCGCGCGATCGCAGTAACGACGTGCGCCTCTTTTGCAGTCACGATGCGATTGAATTCAAAGCCTTCGCCGACCAGTCCAGCGACTCCCAGAACTTGAAAATTCATCATTCATGA
- a CDS encoding RNA-directed DNA polymerase, with the protein MTQLNPSTEKDFLELEENSQPAPTIQDFIKKGFFPKELVPAFTTESLAQNLPSFKEILGSKNNLASKCFYYSFPKVKHLRRNLGIPNPFHQINLSQTLIDNWIEIQKTISICDLSISAPLTNSINRAVSPPPVQLSNERAIQAAGSRYRLYTDISRYYSTIYTHSIPWAIHGKAQCKANLKLKKNQRTTFYGDLIDECVRNTQDKQSIGIPIGPDSSFVIAEIIGTIMDKMLCDRLGDKPRGFRFIDDYYLYFDTFSDAEQALYQLHKILKEFELETNSSKTSIIELPEPLESAWVSEIRRYNISPDGKEQNTEIISFFSKVFEYSKLFTDEQVIKYSLSRIRNQKNPISPDNWSLFESLILQSIIAEPSALETGTEILVSYYENDNFELDKSRIADTITSLIINDSKLSHSHELAWALWLSKTLKIAIKEEAAQKISEIEDSVVALVTLDLREQGLIPRGLDLTRWESLMTTDELYSTNWLLAYEANIKGWLPSQGKSDHVDKDAFFKSLKSHNVSFYDSIQQANLVDDDQTGYDNDDETEAYYWMY; encoded by the coding sequence ATGACACAGCTTAACCCTTCTACAGAAAAAGATTTTTTAGAGCTAGAGGAAAATTCTCAGCCAGCTCCTACAATACAAGATTTTATTAAGAAAGGTTTTTTTCCTAAAGAGTTAGTTCCAGCGTTCACAACTGAGAGCCTAGCGCAGAATTTACCTTCTTTTAAAGAAATTTTAGGAAGCAAAAATAATTTAGCTAGTAAATGTTTTTATTACTCCTTTCCTAAAGTTAAACATCTTCGTCGTAATCTAGGAATCCCCAACCCTTTTCATCAAATTAACCTTTCCCAAACTTTAATTGATAATTGGATTGAAATACAAAAAACAATTTCAATCTGCGATCTATCTATAAGCGCTCCCTTAACCAATTCTATCAATAGAGCAGTTTCTCCTCCTCCTGTTCAACTAAGTAATGAACGAGCTATACAAGCAGCTGGCTCTCGCTATCGTTTATATACTGATATTTCACGCTACTATTCCACTATTTACACACATAGCATTCCTTGGGCTATTCATGGAAAAGCTCAATGTAAAGCTAATCTAAAATTAAAAAAAAATCAAAGGACTACTTTCTATGGTGACTTAATTGATGAATGTGTTCGTAATACACAGGACAAACAAAGTATAGGGATACCAATAGGCCCAGATTCTTCCTTCGTTATAGCAGAGATTATAGGTACAATTATGGATAAAATGCTATGCGATCGCTTAGGGGATAAACCTAGGGGGTTCCGTTTCATTGATGACTATTATTTATATTTTGATACTTTCTCGGATGCAGAACAAGCACTTTATCAACTCCATAAAATTCTGAAAGAATTTGAACTTGAAACCAATTCATCTAAAACTTCTATTATCGAGCTTCCTGAACCTCTAGAGTCGGCTTGGGTTTCTGAAATAAGACGTTATAATATTAGTCCTGACGGGAAGGAACAAAACACAGAAATTATAAGTTTTTTTAGCAAGGTATTTGAGTACTCAAAATTATTTACAGATGAACAGGTAATTAAATATTCTTTGAGTAGAATCCGCAACCAAAAAAATCCTATATCTCCTGACAACTGGTCTCTTTTTGAATCTTTAATCTTACAATCAATTATAGCTGAGCCAAGTGCCTTAGAAACAGGAACTGAAATATTAGTTAGTTACTACGAGAATGACAACTTTGAATTAGATAAGAGCAGAATAGCTGATACTATCACATCACTTATTATTAACGATAGTAAACTTAGTCATAGCCATGAGCTTGCATGGGCTTTATGGCTAAGTAAAACATTAAAAATAGCTATAAAGGAGGAAGCGGCTCAGAAGATTTCGGAAATTGAAGATTCTGTAGTGGCTCTAGTTACATTAGACTTACGTGAGCAAGGGCTTATACCAAGAGGCTTAGATTTAACTAGATGGGAATCATTAATGACAACTGATGAGTTATATTCAACCAATTGGCTTCTAGCTTATGAAGCAAACATTAAAGGTTGGCTTCCCTCACAGGGTAAAAGCGATCATGTTGATAAAGACGCTTTTTTTAAATCTTTAAAATCTCATAATGTCAGTTTTTATGACTCAATACAGCAAGCCAATCTAGTAGATGATGATCAGACTGGATACGACAACGATGATGAAACTGAAGCTTACTATTGGATGTACTAA
- a CDS encoding SDR family NAD(P)-dependent oxidoreductase, which translates to MNSSSNRPLAVVTGASKGIGYELAKQFAQNGFDLLVTATGSSIDEAAQTFEGMGAKVETVQADLATYDGVETLYNQIKATGRSVDAIAINAGVGVGGDFARETDLKDELNLINLNVVSSVHLAKRVVKDMVERGKGRILFSSSIAAIMPGPFEAVYAASKAFVHSFSEALRNELKDTGVTVTSLMPGPTDTNFFHRAGMDDTTVGTKQNDDPAEVAKQGFDALMAGKDHIIAGSLLTKIQGNVSKVLPDTLKAELHRQMTESDSANK; encoded by the coding sequence ATGAACAGTTCGTCGAACCGACCTCTGGCTGTCGTGACAGGTGCCTCCAAGGGCATCGGTTACGAGCTTGCCAAACAGTTCGCCCAAAACGGCTTTGATCTCCTCGTCACAGCCACCGGATCGAGTATTGATGAAGCTGCTCAAACCTTTGAGGGAATGGGTGCCAAGGTCGAGACGGTGCAAGCTGATCTTGCTACTTATGACGGTGTTGAGACACTCTACAATCAGATTAAGGCGACTGGCAGATCGGTAGATGCGATCGCGATAAATGCAGGGGTTGGTGTCGGCGGTGATTTCGCCCGCGAGACTGACCTGAAGGACGAGCTGAATCTCATCAACCTGAACGTCGTTTCATCTGTGCATCTTGCCAAACGGGTAGTGAAAGATATGGTCGAGCGCGGCAAGGGTCGAATCCTCTTCAGTTCGTCAATTGCTGCCATCATGCCAGGGCCCTTTGAAGCAGTCTACGCGGCTTCCAAAGCATTTGTACACTCCTTCTCGGAAGCGCTACGCAACGAGTTAAAGGATACAGGCGTCACTGTTACCTCACTCATGCCTGGGCCAACCGATACCAACTTCTTCCATCGTGCGGGAATGGACGACACCACGGTGGGTACAAAACAGAACGATGACCCGGCTGAAGTCGCCAAACAGGGTTTCGATGCCCTAATGGCAGGCAAGGATCACATCATCGCCGGTTCGCTCCTGACGAAGATTCAGGGCAATGTAAGCAAGGTTTTGCCTGATACGCTCAAGGCTGAACTGCATCGTCAGATGACTGAATCTGACTCGGCTAACAAGTAA
- a CDS encoding Uma2 family endonuclease, whose amino-acid sequence MTVTIPIRAIELTPGSTISIHNLSWQDFEQILTELGEQRSTRIAYYRGTLEIMSPLALHERPHRIIAYLLTTILEAQGRDWEDFGSTTLKQPEIAGVEPDTCFYIQNASRVRGCTNMDLAVYPPPDLAIESDVTSKTTLNAYEALRVPEVWIYRNRQLKIYILQNGDYAESSVSAIFPDLPITEMIPQLVQKAIDDGTSRMLRELKIQLSQ is encoded by the coding sequence ATGACCGTTACCATTCCCATTCGTGCCATTGAACTCACTCCCGGTAGTACGATTAGCATTCATAACTTGTCTTGGCAGGACTTTGAACAGATTCTTACGGAACTGGGAGAACAGCGCAGCACCCGCATTGCATACTACCGAGGAACTCTCGAAATCATGTCTCCTCTAGCACTGCACGAACGCCCCCATCGCATTATTGCTTACCTCCTCACAACAATCTTGGAGGCTCAAGGGCGGGACTGGGAAGATTTTGGCTCAACTACTCTAAAGCAACCAGAAATTGCCGGAGTCGAACCCGATACCTGCTTTTACATCCAGAATGCGAGTCGTGTCCGGGGTTGCACCAATATGGATCTAGCGGTTTACCCACCCCCGGATCTCGCCATTGAGTCTGATGTCACTTCCAAGACCACCTTGAACGCCTACGAAGCGCTGCGCGTTCCGGAAGTGTGGATCTATCGGAATCGCCAACTCAAGATTTACATTCTACAAAATGGTGACTACGCCGAATCATCCGTCAGTGCTATCTTTCCCGATTTGCCGATTACCGAAATGATTCCCCAACTGGTGCAAAAAGCCATTGATGATGGAACCAGTCGGATGCTGCGCGAACTGAAAATACAACTGAGTCAATAA
- the atpC gene encoding ATP synthase F1 subunit epsilon produces MALTIRVVSPDKTVWDSSAEEVILPSTTGQLGILTGHAPLLTALDIGVMRVRPGKDWVAIALMGGFAEVDNDEVTILVNGAERGDKIDREQARAAYSEAEARINKAESGGSRQEQIQATQALKRARARFQAAGGMV; encoded by the coding sequence ATGGCTTTAACTATTCGTGTAGTTTCTCCCGACAAAACTGTTTGGGATTCCAGTGCTGAAGAGGTGATTCTGCCAAGCACAACTGGTCAACTAGGTATCCTCACTGGCCACGCACCTTTACTGACGGCGTTGGATATCGGTGTGATGCGCGTTCGTCCAGGGAAAGATTGGGTAGCGATCGCTCTGATGGGTGGCTTCGCAGAAGTGGACAATGATGAAGTCACTATTCTGGTTAATGGTGCCGAACGGGGCGATAAAATTGACCGGGAACAAGCCCGTGCTGCGTACTCCGAAGCCGAAGCCAGAATTAATAAAGCTGAGAGTGGCGGCTCCCGTCAGGAGCAAATTCAGGCAACTCAAGCCCTTAAACGCGCCCGCGCTCGGTTTCAAGCTGCTGGTGGCATGGTTTAA
- a CDS encoding intradiol ring-cleavage dioxygenase — protein sequence MKKDRAKIIPVASMLKRREVLGFLVGTAAVSLIGCWRGQSTSAKPIGTSTQTPNRKAIAQTPTCVAKPQQTEGPYFVDEKLNRSDIRSDPSNGAVKQGVPLRLVFRVSGIDGSACTPLRGATVDVWHCDALGVYSDVRDFNGDTQGQKFLRGNQVTDANGTAEFVTIYPGWYPGRTAHIHFKIRTDSASGRGSEFTSQLYFDDALTDRVHAQPPYAAKGQRTQRNDGDSIFQDGGDQLMLQLTQDAQGYVGTFDIGLQRT from the coding sequence ATGAAAAAAGACCGTGCAAAAATAATTCCCGTAGCCTCCATGCTGAAGCGACGAGAGGTGCTTGGCTTCCTAGTGGGAACAGCCGCCGTATCGCTTATTGGATGCTGGCGCGGACAGTCTACCTCAGCAAAGCCGATAGGTACATCAACTCAGACACCAAATCGGAAAGCGATCGCGCAAACTCCGACCTGCGTGGCCAAACCCCAACAAACGGAAGGGCCATATTTTGTCGATGAGAAGCTTAACCGTTCTGATATCCGCTCAGATCCATCGAACGGTGCGGTAAAGCAGGGAGTACCGTTGCGTTTGGTGTTTCGTGTCTCTGGGATTGATGGTAGCGCCTGTACACCTTTGAGGGGTGCGACTGTAGACGTTTGGCATTGCGACGCGCTGGGCGTATATTCGGATGTTCGAGACTTCAACGGGGATACGCAAGGGCAAAAGTTCCTGCGCGGCAATCAGGTGACAGATGCAAATGGGACTGCGGAGTTTGTGACGATTTACCCTGGTTGGTATCCAGGCAGAACGGCTCACATCCACTTCAAGATTCGCACCGATTCTGCGTCCGGGCGGGGTTCTGAGTTTACCTCGCAGCTTTACTTTGACGATGCTCTCACGGATCGAGTCCACGCACAGCCTCCCTATGCCGCTAAGGGACAGCGCACCCAGAGGAACGATGGAGATAGCATCTTTCAAGATGGTGGCGATCAACTGATGCTCCAGCTTACCCAAGATGCACAAGGCTACGTGGGAACCTTCGATATTGGGCTTCAGAGGACTTGA
- a CDS encoding winged helix-turn-helix domain-containing protein: MHILFVEDEAKIANFVQAGLKEQGFVVDYCDNGDEGYTRALDNEYDALVLDIMVPGKDGLSILKNLRRKGQNVPIILLTARNELDDRLEGLNLGADDYIAKPFFVEELVARIHAVVRRSAGDRGATPSEYRQNLVCVGPIKLDRITREATCNQHIVELTTREFNLLEYLMRSPGRVFTRTQILEHIWGYDFNPNTNVVDVCVQRIRKKIDSIGGAGWIESIRGVGYRFRQSESQQ; encoded by the coding sequence GTGCATATTCTGTTTGTTGAAGATGAAGCAAAAATTGCCAATTTCGTCCAAGCTGGATTGAAGGAACAAGGATTTGTTGTCGATTACTGCGATAACGGAGACGAGGGCTATACTCGCGCTTTGGATAACGAGTATGACGCGCTTGTACTTGACATAATGGTGCCGGGAAAAGATGGTTTGTCCATCCTCAAAAACCTGCGTCGGAAAGGACAGAATGTGCCGATAATTTTGCTGACTGCTCGTAATGAATTGGATGACCGACTTGAGGGGCTAAATTTGGGTGCTGACGACTATATAGCGAAACCATTTTTCGTTGAAGAACTTGTTGCCCGTATTCATGCCGTCGTGCGTCGGAGTGCGGGCGATCGCGGAGCGACTCCTTCGGAGTATCGCCAAAATCTAGTCTGCGTTGGCCCCATAAAGCTCGATCGCATCACGCGAGAAGCCACTTGCAATCAACATATAGTTGAACTCACCACCCGCGAGTTTAACCTCTTGGAATATCTAATGCGATCGCCTGGACGAGTCTTCACCCGAACGCAAATCTTAGAACATATCTGGGGCTACGATTTCAATCCCAATACCAACGTCGTAGATGTGTGCGTTCAACGCATTCGCAAAAAGATTGATTCCATCGGTGGCGCGGGTTGGATTGAAAGCATTCGCGGCGTTGGCTATCGGTTTCGGCAATCAGAGTCTCAACAGTGA